In the genome of Apostichopus japonicus isolate 1M-3 chromosome 15, ASM3797524v1, whole genome shotgun sequence, one region contains:
- the LOC139980776 gene encoding E3 ubiquitin-protein ligase RNF10-like isoform X4 produces MAKEGKDMDKKLSSRNGSVAPEAKGKDYNGKSNSNRHQRFHGKRREPWSADGNLQPKYQPPVPKPRNKSFEKRVRGNQNWSGRRDEVTQAQRAEFGSALPQGSKKINLNHLLNFKLEPRGGQQHHGRTSNRGQWSTRNKWGSYKHTRYNKEQFLQANCQFVVKSNGDYKVHMLDADAIVDWDVVEQVRLLGHEVPSCPICLYPPSAAQITRCGHIFCWSCILHYLALSDKTWRKCPICYESVIKKDLKSVVATEQHLFKPGDEITMCLMKRQRGSVVSQPVYLGEDLEDVVNPYNILERKNKTCYVKLLTASLEEVKHLILSSERAALEKQLSDNDDELEGTFIRAALDSLKEREELLSGGIPSIKSEVKESPARPSKSASSASEEEEHFTISSAPSDEDYLVYASAFSDEEAEEQTREDTGGGGDNSESALAQTDEDVKSKESFSGTVGESPILESLEPLSPGGLSSNDEVGKTRYPTTSESTEEESLAAAPSPKGRQSQKTHTYYFYQSDDGQPIFIHPLNVRCLVQQYGSLDKCPLTIKAKIVEMEHMSMTEDIRHRLRYMVHLPLTSNFSVCELDLKPPVLSEETISLFQDDFLKRNKARDRKLKEEKRRERRMQAEMDRSYGIYPSARYSLKSNHQFPSVGPSTVSDDQLTVSSGSGTSSPGPATPLSASVEEDMIFPVSADTIQQPQSPGSMSGTPPVPAVPSFAQMLREGQAKPGPHKKISAVQPSVETVKPGDGSDESENEDYIPVPQYQDAFSDAIQDALDKVTLNASSSSTKAGDAPVSSGGRKGKKGRKKQQLLFSTAGPRFK; encoded by the exons ATGGCCAAGGAGGGAAAAGATATGGACAAGAAATTAAGTTCCAGAAATGGGTCCGTTGCGCCGGAGGCGAAGGGGAAAG ACTATAATGGAAAGAGTAACAGCAATAGACACCAGCGCTTCCATGGTAAAAGGAGGGAACCATGGTCCGCAGATGGCAATCTGCAACCAAAGTACCAACCTCCAGTACCGAAACCAAGAAACAAGTCCTTCGAAAAGAGGGTTCGTGGTAATCAGAATTGGTCTGGGAGACGTGATGAG GTGACACAGGCTCAGAGGGCTGAATTTGGTTCAGCCCTCCCGCAAGGGTCCAAGAAGATAAACTTAAATCATCtgttgaacttcaaacttgaacCAAGAGGAGGGCAGCAGCACCATGGCAGAACAAGTAACAGAGGCCAGTGGAGCACTCGTAACAAGTGGGGCAGTTACAAGCATACCAGATACAACAAGGAGCAATTTCTACAGGCCAA CTGTCAGTTTGTGGTGAAGTCTAATGGAGATTACAAAGTCCACATGCTCGATGCTGATGCCATAGTGGACTGGGATGTGGTGGAGCAGGTTCGTCTGTTGGGCCATGAGGTACCGTCATGCCCCATTTGCCTCTACCCTCCTTCAGCAG CTCAAATCACTCGCTGCGGACACATCTTCTGCTGGTCATGTATCCTGCATTACCTGGCCCTCTCTGATAAGACTTGGCGAAAATGTCCAATCTGTTACGAATCGGTCATTAAGAAGGATCTTAAAAG TGTGGTAGCTACTGAGCAGCATCTGTTTAAGCCGGGAGATGAGATTACCATGTGCTTGATGAAGAGACAGAGGGGCTCTGTTGTCTCACAGCCAGTTTATCTTGGAGAAGATTTAGAGGATGTCGTTAACCCTTACAACATCCTAG agagaaaaaacaagacCTGTTATGTGAAATTACTGACTGCTTCTCTGGAAGAAGTGAAGCATCTG ATTCTAAGTTCGGAGAGAGCTGCTTTGGAGAAACAATTGagtgataatgatgat GAGCTGGAGGGCACCTTTATTCGAGCAGCCCTTGATTCATTGAAG GAAAGGGAAGAACTGTTGTCAGGAGGAATACCATCCATTAAaagtgaggtcaaag AATCACCAGCCCGACCGTCCAAGTCGGCGAGTTCAGCCAGTGAAGAAGAGGAACATTTTACCATCAGTTCAGCACCAAGTGATGAG GATTACTTGGTGTATGCATCAGCATTCTCTGATGAAGAGGCAGAGGAACAAACTCGAGAGGATACAGGTGGAGGAGGAGACAACTCAGAATCGGCGCTAGCTCAAACAG ATGAGGATGTCAAGAGCAAGGAATCCTTCTCTGGGACGGTAGGAGAATCTCCAATTCTTGAGAGTTTAGAACCACTCAGCCCAGGAGGCCTGTCATCAAACGATGAAGTTGGTAAAACTCGTTATCCTACCACATCTGAATCGACAGAGGAAGAATCCTTGGCTGCTGCTCCTTCACCAAAGGGTAGACAATCCCAGAAAACCCACACTTATTACTTCTACCAAA GTGACGATGGCCAGCCTATCTTTATCCACCCTCTCAACGTGCGATGTTTGGTCCAACAGTATGGCAGTCTGGATAAATGTCCGCTCACCATCAAGGCCAAGATTGTGGAGATGGAGCACATGTCCATGACTGAG GATATTCGTCATCGCCTGCGGTACATGGTTCATTTGCCCCTAACGAGCAACTTCAGCGTCTGTGAGCTTGACCTGAAACCTCCGGTTTTGTCTGAGGAGACTATTTCGCTCTTCCAGG ACGATTTCCTGAAGAGGAATAAGGCCAGAGATCGGAAACTGAAGGAAGAAAAACGCAGAGAGAGAAGAATGCAAGCAGAGATGGATAGAAGCTATGGCATTT ATCCCAGTGCTCGGTATTCATTGAAGAGTAACCATCAATTTCCTTCTGTTGGTCCATCCACTGTGTCAGATGATCAGTTGACTGTTTCGTCTGGGTCAGGGACCTCCTCCCCCGGCCCTGCTACACCCCTGTCGGCCAGTGTAGAAGAGGATATGATATTTCCTGTGTCTGCAG ATACCATTCAACAACCCCAATCTCCAGGAAGCATGTCGGGCACCCCTCCTGTCCCAGCAGTACCATCCTTTGCACAG ATGTTACGTGAAGGTCAGGCTAAACCAGGCCCTCACAAGAAGATTTCTGCCGTCCAACCATCGGTAGAGACGGTCAAACCTGGTGATGGCAGCGATGAGAGTGAGAATGAGGACTACATCCCGGTCCCTCAGTATCAGGATGCCTTTAGTGATGCTATACAGGATGCCCTGGATAAAGTTACACTGAacgcatcatcatcatctaccAAAGCAG GTGATGCCCCTGTGAGCTCCGGTGGACGCAAGGGTAAAAAGGGAAGGAAGAAACAGCAGTTGCTCTTCTCGACAGCTGGTCCTCGATTTAAATGA